The following coding sequences lie in one Arachis ipaensis cultivar K30076 chromosome B03, Araip1.1, whole genome shotgun sequence genomic window:
- the LOC107630549 gene encoding proteasome subunit beta type-2-B (The sequence of the model RefSeq protein was modified relative to this genomic sequence to represent the inferred CDS: added 62 bases not found in genome assembly) codes for MECVFGLVGNGFAIVVADTSAVHSILVHKSNEDKIMVLDSHKLIAASGEPGDRVQFTEYIQKNVALYQFRNGIPLTTAAAANFTRGELAIALRKNPYFVNVLLAGYDKETGPSLYYIDYIATMHKVDKGAFGYGSYFSLSMMDRHYHSGMSVEEAIDLVDKCIMEIRSRLVVAPPNFVIKIVDKDGARQYAWRESVKDAPVPSA; via the exons atgGAGTGCGTATTTGGCTTGGTGGGTAACGGGTTCGCGATCGTGGTGGCGGACACGTCGGCGGTTCACAGCATCCTTGTACACAAGTCCAACGAAGACAAGATCATGGTCCTCGACTCCCACAAACTCATCGCCGCCAGCGGTGAGCCGGGTGACAG GGTTCAGTTCACCGAGTACATACAGAAGAACGTGGCTCTCTACCAGTTCCGTAatgggatcc aacCCCTACTTTGTGAACGTTCTTCTTGCTGGTTATGACAAGGAGACAGGCCCTTCACTTTACTACATTGACTACATTGCGACAATGCACAAGGTTGACAAGGGAGCTTTTGGTTATGGCTCGTACTTTTCGTTGTCAATGATGGACAGACACTACCACAGTGGAATGTCAGTGGAAGAAGCAATTGATCTGGTAGATAAATGCATTATGGAAATCAGGTCGAGGTTGGTTGTGGCACCACCAAACTTTGTTATCAaaattgttgacaaggatggagCTAGACAGTATGCATGGCGTGAATCAGTGAAGGATGCTCCAGTTCCCTCAGCTTGA